One part of the Lycium ferocissimum isolate CSIRO_LF1 chromosome 8, AGI_CSIRO_Lferr_CH_V1, whole genome shotgun sequence genome encodes these proteins:
- the LOC132066529 gene encoding DEK domain-containing chromatin-associated protein 4-like, whose amino-acid sequence MNVVGNSLENLEKVNQESENPDIGQKLSKGGNNDDEKVKRKRKFKEQQTVQNHPRTRSRKEVEVNTIESVKNVVADDEAEIEKEDQKFDDMDESDNEREESDGGTDHKDDGGKEGDEVDVGEQDKADSEKVEPRIISFIG is encoded by the coding sequence ATGAATGTCGTCGGTAACTCTTTAGAAAACTTAGAAAAAGTCAATCAAGAGTCGGAGAACCCTGATATTGGACAGAAATTGAGTAAAggtggtaataatgatgatgaaaagGTGAAAAGGAAGAGGAAATTTAAGGAACAACAAACGGTGCAAAACCATCCAAGAACCAGATCTAGAAAAGAAGTCGAAGTTAACACTATTGAAAGTGTAAAGAATGTAGTTGCTGATGACGAGGCTGAGATTGAAAAGGAAGATCAAAAATTCGATGACATGGATGAGAGTGACAATGAAAGAGAGGAATCTGATGGAGGCACCGATCACAAGGATGATGGTGGAAAGGAAGGAGATGAAGTGGATGTAGGTGAACAGGACAAGGCTGATAGTGAGAAAGTTGAACCTCGGATTATCTCTTTTATTGGTTAA